The Calothrix sp. PCC 7507 DNA segment CTAAATTATTTTGTCTGTCTAAGGATGTATAATTACTTATGATGAAAAAATAAATTCTTCACCACATTTTTGATTATTTGTTCGTAGTGTTCAGATCCCCGACTTCTTAAAGAAATCGGGGATCTCGCATAAGAGCAAAATTAATGAAATATACTACTAGTCTGTCAAGGCAGTTGTGGGGGTTTGTAGTAAGCATTAAAATCCTAACTACGAACTCACATATACATCAATTTAAACTTGACAAACTACTACTTCGTAACCTGGTAAATTTTTGCAGTTCTCGATCGGAAGTAGCCATACAATTGAGGGCGGGGAAATCCCGCCCCTACGGCTTTGCGATTTCAAACTGTATCTCGCTGATCGGAAAACCGCTATAGGCTTTTCTTGCAGGTAGCTACACTTATCCTGATGAAACCTATCCACCAACAATTTCTTGTTTAAGCACTTGAATTTCTGTGGCTAATTCCTGTCGGGTTGAAGATTTGAGTAGATAACGGGAAATGAACCAGATTGCATAACCAATTCCAATCAATTCAAAGGCTGGTGCTAGCAGGGGAATATCGTGAATCGCACTAAGTAATGCTAACACTATTTTAGCTGCAACAACTGCTGAAAAAAGCAAACCTATGGTGATTAGAGGCTGCCGATATTGCTGAAAAAAGCTTCCTATATATTCGGGCAGTTGCTCCAAAAATCGAGAGATTTGGCGGCTAATTCGCCGCCACTGGGTATCAGGTTCACTAGCAGGTGGCAGGATTGGTAAGTTTTCAGTTCCTGCACTTGGAAGTGCTATTGAACCTTGTGCTGATATGGTGCTGACTAATTCATTTTGATGTTGTTCAGTTTCCATCTTTTGAAATTATGGTGATTAGTGGCTTCAGCTTTTTGGTGGGGCAACAGTTGCTTTCACAATAACATTTTTGACGCCTTTAATTTCTTTAGCTAAAGGTTCAATCTTAGCAAGTTGTTGCTGATTATTCACAGTTCCCCCTACGGTGACAGTACCGTCTTTTTCAGCGCTAATTGTTAGTTGACCATTGGGTATATTAGCTTCCAATTTGGAGCGAACTTCACTGGCTAGATCACCTTTTGCTCTATCTGTATCGCCACCTGTGATATTACTTCGCTGTTCGCGGGCGCGAATATCTTCATTTAATTGTCTGCGGCGAGTTTCACTTTGAGCGTCTTCTTGGGCGGCTTGTGTTGCTTGTGGACTTGGTGCTTGTGCAGCTTCGTTAGGGTTATTAGGAGCAGACTCAGTAGTTTTGGAAGTAGTTTCGCAAGCAGCAGCACCAAAAACTAGCACGCAACTAATTAGGAAAGGAGTTAGCTTTTTCATAAGTTTAATTCTTGATCTAAACAAGCAATGGGAATAAGGACAATATGGTTTGGAAAACAACAGATATTTGTGGGGTGTGTGACGCTATGAGTCCTGAGTCTATGTACAGAGTTTTGTCGTAGCGTCACGCACCATTCTTTTAATCTGAGTTAAACTCTTTCATCTCGGTT contains these protein-coding regions:
- a CDS encoding CAAD domain-containing protein is translated as METEQHQNELVSTISAQGSIALPSAGTENLPILPPASEPDTQWRRISRQISRFLEQLPEYIGSFFQQYRQPLITIGLLFSAVVAAKIVLALLSAIHDIPLLAPAFELIGIGYAIWFISRYLLKSSTRQELATEIQVLKQEIVGG
- a CDS encoding BON domain-containing protein encodes the protein MKKLTPFLISCVLVFGAAACETTSKTTESAPNNPNEAAQAPSPQATQAAQEDAQSETRRRQLNEDIRAREQRSNITGGDTDRAKGDLASEVRSKLEANIPNGQLTISAEKDGTVTVGGTVNNQQQLAKIEPLAKEIKGVKNVIVKATVAPPKS